AGATTAACCCCGACGTTTTGGGCTACATTTTTGAGAAATACGTCAACCAAAAACAAATGGGGGCATATTACACGAAAGAAGACATCACCGAATACATCGGCAAAAATACCATCATTCCCTTTATCTTCGATGCCGCTGAAAAACGATATCCGGCTGCTTTCAAGGGCGAGAACGCCGTGTGGCGATTGTTGCAGGAAGATCCTGATCGCTACATTTACAATGCCGTCAAACACGGCATCGCGGTCAATGTTCACGAGAACCCGCCTGCCATATTGCAGGAACCGCTTGCCCTTCCGGCTGAAATTGCTGCCGGTATCGCATCGGTTCCAAAGCGCACCGAATGGAACAAGCCGGCGCCACGGCAATTTGCTTTGCCAACCGAAATCTGGCGGAAAGTGGTGGCGCGGCGGCAGCGGTACGAAGAAGTGTGGGGGAAAATGACGCGCGGCGAGGTTCAATCCATCAATGATTTGATCACCTACAATCTCAACATTCGCCAATTCGTGCAAGATGTGATTGTGCGTTGCGACGATCCGGCGTCGTTGCATGCCATTTATCGTGCCATCGAAAAGCTCACCGTGCTCGATCCCACCTGCGGCTCGGGCGCGTTTCTGTTTGCCGCTTTGAATATTTTGGAACCGCTTTACGAAGCGTGCCTGGATCGCATGGAAGCTTTTTTAGCTGAAAATGCAGGCACCAACGGCAAGCAGAACGCTGACCCACTCAACGATTTCCGCAAAATTTTAACGCGTGTTGCAGAGCATTCAAACCGCCGTTACTTTATCCTTAAAGCCATCATCGTCAACAATCTTTTTGGCGTGGACATCATGGAAGAAGCGGTGGAGATTTGCAAGCTCAGATTGTTCTTGAAACTGGCCGCACAAGCTGAAAAAGATGATGCCAAGCCCAATTTGGGCATCGAGCCTTTGCCTGATATTGATTTTAATATTCGCGCTGGCAATACGTTGGTGGGTTTTGCCACACAGCAAGAAGTTAAAGATTGGATCACGCTCGAACTCAAAACCGGTCAATATAAAATGCGCCAATTGCTGTCCGGCGATGCTTTGGAACGCATCGAAATGAAAGCACAAACCGTTGACGATCTCTTTGCCTCGTTTCGCCAGCAACAGACAGAAGACAATACCAACGCAACTCCGATTGAAAAGAAAAAGCTGCAAAAGAAATTGGATGAATTGCGTGATGAACTCAACCGGTATCTCGCCGCTGAATACGGCATCAGTCACGACCAACCGTCTGCGTATGACAAATGGCTGAAATCGCACAAGCCGTTTCATTGGTTTGTTGAGTTCTACGGCGTTATGAAAAGCGGGGGGTTTGATGTGATTATTGGGAATCCGCCGTATGTTGGTGAGAAACGTGGGGTAAGCCAGTTTTTCCCGCTGGCAGAATTGCTTCTGAGTCAGACCGCTGGCGAGATACTTTTTGATGAGGGCAAGACGCGCCGCGGGACACACCCGCCGTCTGCGAGACCACATGGGACTCCTCCT
The window above is part of the candidate division KSB1 bacterium genome. Proteins encoded here:
- a CDS encoding SAM-dependent methyltransferase; translated protein: MIQQEMTSPMRLDTEKTRQTLRNFDFKTLFIDLLGWDRHSTLHEITIDSKNFSLRAVAQKRGVVAFLYDAAANGGIPDYQMRKRIERAVEKSHHEHLIIFVDEKAGNQIWQWVKREPGKPLATREHAYHCSQPGDALIQKLQNLAFSIEDEERLTIIDVTGRLRGFDIERVTRRFYDQFKTEHAGFTKFIQGIPDENLQSWYASFMLDRLMFIYFVQKKNFLDGDPDYLRTKLEQSRKRGPNRYYREFLCCLFFEGFAKRECERSPATRQLLGKVPYLNGGLFLPHQIEEQYGDRIRIADTAFVELYDFFGQWHWHLDDRPLRNDREINPDVLGYIFEKYVNQKQMGAYYTKEDITEYIGKNTIIPFIFDAAEKRYPAAFKGENAVWRLLQEDPDRYIYNAVKHGIAVNVHENPPAILQEPLALPAEIAAGIASVPKRTEWNKPAPRQFALPTEIWRKVVARRQRYEEVWGKMTRGEVQSINDLITYNLNIRQFVQDVIVRCDDPASLHAIYRAIEKLTVLDPTCGSGAFLFAALNILEPLYEACLDRMEAFLAENAGTNGKQNADPLNDFRKILTRVAEHSNRRYFILKAIIVNNLFGVDIMEEAVEICKLRLFLKLAAQAEKDDAKPNLGIEPLPDIDFNIRAGNTLVGFATQQEVKDWITLELKTGQYKMRQLLSGDALERIEMKAQTVDDLFASFRQQQTEDNTNATPIEKKKLQKKLDELRDELNRYLAAEYGISHDQPSAYDKWLKSHKPFHWFVEFYGVMKSGGFDVIIGNPPYVGEKRGVSQFFPLAELLLSQTAGEILFDEGKTRRGTHPPSARPHGTPPGEFCAKIRSDSPRGKMWFTEGIRLQEGHGRLSGS